A stretch of the uncultured Desulfobacter sp. genome encodes the following:
- a CDS encoding glycerophosphodiester phosphodiesterase: MIKPNSPKIWAHRGASAHAPENTLEAFQKAIELGADGIELDVQLSKDGKLVVIHDEQIDRTSNGSGFVKDLYLEELWTFNYNNKNTAYKHCRLPLLEEVLEIVKQMDLELNIELKTSVIQYLGIEQEIDQMLRRYNMVDQVIISSFNHYSLGRMRNCNKAIRMGVLIRDVIMNPFEYVKHLDANALHPSIQVYRLLFDEGLLSKEMAEKSEIFDIDINVWGLKNSDIKTFKSSHAHAIILDAPDAAKKTLLSNKGMERSHQILHP; encoded by the coding sequence GTGATAAAACCAAATTCCCCAAAAATCTGGGCACACCGCGGCGCAAGTGCCCACGCCCCTGAAAACACACTAGAAGCGTTTCAAAAAGCAATTGAGTTAGGTGCTGACGGCATAGAGCTTGATGTTCAACTTTCTAAAGATGGTAAGCTCGTTGTCATACATGATGAGCAAATTGACCGCACAAGCAACGGAAGCGGTTTTGTAAAAGACCTGTACTTAGAGGAACTGTGGACATTTAATTATAATAACAAAAATACAGCCTATAAACACTGTAGATTGCCACTTCTTGAGGAAGTCCTTGAGATTGTGAAGCAGATGGATCTGGAATTAAATATTGAGCTTAAAACCAGTGTTATTCAATATTTGGGAATTGAACAGGAAATTGATCAAATGCTCCGTAGATACAATATGGTGGATCAAGTAATCATATCCTCATTTAATCATTATTCATTGGGGCGAATGCGTAACTGTAATAAAGCAATAAGGATGGGTGTCTTAATTAGGGATGTTATAATGAATCCATTTGAATATGTTAAACACCTTGACGCAAACGCTCTTCATCCGTCAATTCAAGTCTATAGACTTTTGTTTGATGAAGGCCTGTTAAGTAAGGAAATGGCGGAAAAATCAGAAATATTTGATATTGATATAAATGTCTGGGGCCTTAAGAATTCAGATATTAAGACATTTAAATCAAGTCATGCACACGCTATAATTTTAGATGCACCAGACGCAGCAAAAAAGACCTTACTGAGTAACAAAGGTATGGAACGGTCTCATCAGATATTGCACCCTTAA